Proteins encoded together in one Impatiens glandulifera chromosome 1, dImpGla2.1, whole genome shotgun sequence window:
- the LOC124919889 gene encoding uncharacterized protein LOC124919889 — protein MGDGDNLASVSEPTADEALIDHKEQVQGGGEDDVGEVMIEVVGSDVFVDGVASDGGSGNRDMEDGGKDEVLKEDTNTKDEVESNEGGNSGQIGAFDSSSRKTCTELKGGFEGMEGVTASSGGQICEEVDNVDKEALASRRADEVQNSEAEAETGSLATSSTRERTHIGVAEEVEGIVVQETRDDEMIEEGLEKVRKSVDEVNGSKLIESISTRPSSVDDKEANPENVIFSAPPVEETSSVQDQVVSKDISVEVVPESSDRKEDFSSKAEDSLVQEAEVTVSEVGMMNKEEITNPQTDLFGEIDDKQQLQADMSSMETEEQDATRDTVGDKDAMVVDQTTLDSDDQQQLQVDMPTMEAEKQDATRDTVGDEEEMTVDQTTAESDDQQQLQVDMSTMEAEKQDANRDTVGDEEEMAVDETTAESDDQKQLQVDMSSMEAEKQDATKVTVGDEEEMIVDQTTLKSGDAIGSDTKDLKSEVFVCAEPHSSNQQTETDISNEMRLDISKDDKTLQIELTLGNGEDHGHSESSTEQVSIIEKVDVAEVDNVEGLPHSNIVNKVDSLGDAMVANTDGSCDIKVVHGDLEVSGEKNEIVDVNDSVAENSEGMKADKFGDTVSDDDMVNRDSSVGKELLGKGNYDPPILKNELCPEIGTHLSDDSKFTEVQPAETLNVDTVVEGHTHTASHVVSASHDVIDSSVSLDEKINSHSSQHTIADVQPSNNDNMEIDSSNIIAEQTFEANIPSSEETGGTFEVEVRDESTVCNLVVDLDTCMNKDGVCHSLDDECKENVSFMDKSHFVDEIQPMESEMSLQVSDGLDGSGTELYFDGYTLEVDVEEECTVLEQLEMEEEEDAGEEQANDGDDIDPKLTNMNDGNIPRLHQPSYLLPPETGEFSVSDLVWGKVKSHPWWPGQIFDSADASDKAMKYHKKDCFLVAYFGDRTFAWNEASVLKPFRAHFSQAERHSSSEALQNAVSCALEEVSRRVELGLACPCLPKDVFDKIEAQIIENAGIREQSSRRPGIDKSMEANSFQADKLLDFVKELAEFPLDGSDGLDLVVAKAQLLALNRQRGYQQLPEFQTCEALQENEMDFPGSADMMEYATEGESKISLKIEKSNSNKRKHNLKDVMYPSKKDRSLSDLMGEERRISFYSAKVSTTSPLTPKPSFKIGDCIRRAASQLTGNTSIVKPNNDAFSIDESTESPMGPDAQNPQGSGSIFSVESSSAAEMLLQLHLVAANPKKGHNSMSALSTFFSGFRNSISVHFSGRQSTGGVRKRKTSHANGSPEEFEFDEVNDSYWAERIIQNGSEELVTPDGQDRIQYQPVILNGSNKSGRRPYTRKRFSNGVPEMPMDGSAKVDLGRKAENAPAELVLNFSENDLVPVETSLNKIFRRFGPIQELETEVDPESCRARVVFKKCSDAEVAFSSAGAFNIFGPMIVNYQLNYTPSPHFKSLPLALLEGQEDAI, from the coding sequence ATGGGTGATGGGGATAATTTGGCTTCGGTTTCGGAGCCTACAGCTGACGAAGCCCTAATAGATCACAAGGAACAGGTTCAGGGCGGCGGGGAAGATGATGTTGGGGAGGTAATGATTGAAGTTGTAGGTTCTGATGTGTTTGTTGATGGAGTTGCCAGTGATGGTGGATCTGGAAATCGGGACATGGAGGATGGGGGTAAAGATGAAGTTTTAAAGGAGGATACTAATACTAAGGATGAAGTGGAATCAAATGAAGGGGGTAATTCTGGTCAGATTGGAGCTTTTGATTCTTCTTCTCGGAAGACTTGCACTGAGCTGAAGGGTGGATTTGAAGGTATGGAGGGGGTTACTGCTTCATCTGGTGGACAGATTTGTGAAGAAGTGGATAATGTCGATAaggaagctttagcttctcggAGAGCTGATGAGGTGCAGAACAGTGAGGCTGAGGCTGAGACTGGAAGTTTAGCAACTTCATCAACTAGGGAACGTACCCATATTGGTGTTGCTGAGGAGGTAGAAGGCATAGTTGTTCAAGAAACTCGGGACGATGAGATGATTGAGGAGGGTCTGGAGAAAGTTCGGAAGTCTGTAGATGAAGTAAATGGTTCTAAACTTATAGAATCAATATCAACCAGACCTAGCTCTGTGGATGATAAAGAAGCCAATCCTGAGAATGTGATTTTTTCTGCTCCACCTGTGGAAGAAACCTCTTCAGTGCAGGACCAGGTTGTTTCAAAGGATATCTCTGTGGAAGTGGTTCCTGAATCTTCAGATCGTAAAGAGGATTTCAGTTCCAAGGCTGAGGACTCCTTAGTCCAAGAAGCTGAAGTTACTGTAAGCGAAGTTGGGATGATGAACAAGGAAGAGATTACAAACCCTCAAACCGATCTGTTTGGTGAGATAGATGATAAGCAGCAGTTGCAGGCTGATATGTCTTCCATGGAAACTGAAGAGCAAGATGCAACCAGGGATACAGTCGGTGATAAAGATGCGATGGTTGTGGATCAAACCACTCTAGATTCTGATGATCAGCAGCAGTTGCAGGTTGATATGCCTACCATGGAAGCTGAAAAGCAAGATGCAACCAGGGATACTGTTGGTGATGAAGAGGAAATGACTGTGGATCAAACCACTGCAGAGTCTGATGATCAGCAGCAGTTGCAGGTTGATATGTCTACCATGGAAGCTGAAAAGCAAGATGCAAACAGAGATACTGTTGGTGATGAAGAGGAAATGGCTGTGGATGAAACCACTGCAGAGTCTGATGATCAGAAGCAGTTGCAGGTTGACATGTCTTCCATGGAAGCTGAAAAACAAGATGCAACCAAGGTTACTGTTGGTGATGAAGAGGAAATGATTGTGGATCAAACCACTCTAAAGTCTGGTGATGCAATTGGTAGTGATACCAAGGACTTGAAAAGTGAAGTCTTTGTATGTGCGGAACCACATTCATCTAATCAACAAACTGAAACTGACATTTCCAATGAAATGAGACTTGACATATCAAAAGATGATAAAACTCTACAGATTGAGTTAACCCTTGGCAATGGTGAAGACCATGGTCATTCAGAATCCTCAACTGAACAAGTTTCTATTATTGAAAAGGTGGATGTTGCTGAAGTGGACAATGTGGAGGGCCTACCTCATAGTAATATTGTTAACAAAGTTGATTCCTTAGGGGATGCCATGGTTGCAAATACTGATGGAAGCTGTGATATCAAAGTAGTGCATGGAGACCTAGAAGTATCTGGTGAAAAAAATGAGATTGTTGATGTGAATGATTCTGTTGCAGAAAACTCTGAGGGGATGAAGGCTGACAAATTTGGTGATACTGTATCAGATGATGACATGGTCAATAGAGATTCTTCTGTGGGCAAGGAGTTGCTTGGGAAGGGGAACTATGATCCTCCAATCTTAAAGAATGAGTTATGTCCTGAAATTGGTACGCATTTGTCAGATGACAGCAAATTTACTGAAGTCCAGCCAGCAGAAACTTTGAATGTTGACACAGTTGTTGAAGGACACACACATACAGCTTCACATGTAGTTTCCGCATCACATGATGTTATTGATTCTAGTGTCTCTCTTGATGAGAAAATTAATAGCCATTCATCACAACATACAATTGCTGATGTTCAACCATCAAACAATGACAATATGGAAATCGATTCTTCTAATATTATAGCAGAACAGACTTTTGAAGCAAACATCCCATCCAGCGAGGAAACAGGAGGAACTTTTGAAGTGGAGGTTCGGGATGAATCTACAGTATGCAACTTGGTTGTGGATTTAGATACATGTATGAACAAGGATGGAGTATGCCATTCACTTGATGATGAATGTAAGGAAAATGTTTCTTTTATGGATAAGTCTCATTTTGTAGATGAGATTCAGCCAATGGAAAGCGAGATGAGCTTGCAAGTATCAGATGGCCTGGATGGTAGTGGCACAGAGCTATATTTTGATGGTTATACCTTGGAGGTTGATGTGGAAGAAGAGTGCACTGTTCTTGAGCAGTTAgagatggaagaagaagaagatgctggTGAAGAACAGGCAAATGATGGTGATGATATTGACCCAAAGCTCACAAATATGAACGATGGAAACATTCCTAGGTTGCACCAGCCTAGTTATTTGCTGCCACCTGAAACAGGCGAGTTTTCAGTATCAGACTTAGTCTGGGGTAAAGTGAAGAGCCACCCATGGTGGCCTGGGCAGATATTTGATTCTGCCGATGCATCTGATAAAGCAATGAAATACCATAAAAAAGATTGTTTCTTAGTTGCATATTTTGGGGATCGAACCTTTGCCTGGAATGAAGCATCTGTCCTAAAGCCATTTCGAGCACATTTCTCACAGGCAGAAAGGCATAGCAGTTCAGAAGCCTTACAGAATGCTGTGAGCTGTGCTTTGGAGGAGGTTTCCAGAAGAGTTGAATTGGGGCTAGCTTGTCCTTGTTTACCAAAAGATGTCTTTGACAAGATTGAAGCTCAGATTATTGAGAATGCTGGCATTCGAGAACAATCGAGCAGAAGGCCTGGCATAGACAAGTCTATGGAGGCTAACTCTTTTCAAGCTGATAAACTTTTGGATTTTGTAAAAGAATTAGCCGAGTTCCCTTTGGATGGATCTGATGGATTAGACCTTGTTGTTGCTAAAGCCCAGTTATTAGCTTTAAATCGTCAAAGGGGTTATCAGCAACTTCCGGAGTTCCAGACTTGTGAAGCATTACAGGAGAATGAAATGGACTTTCCTGGATCAGCAGACATGATGGAATATGCCACAGAAGGTGAAAGCAAAATcagtttgaaaattgaaaagaGCAACTCAAATAAACGCAAGCACAACCTTAAAGATGTTATGTACCCTAGCAAGAAAGACAGAAGCTTGTCTGATTTGATGGGTGAAGAGAGGAGAATAAGTTTTTATTCTGCAAAAGTATCTACTACATCCCCTTTGACCCCTAAACCATCCTTTAAAATTGGTGACTGCATACGTAGGGCAGCAAGTCAATTGACTGGAAACACATCCATCGTGAAACCTAATAATGATGCATTTAGTATAGATGAAAGTACTGAATCACCAATGGGGCCTGATGCTCAAAATCCTCAAGGAAGCGGATCTATCTTTTCAGTGGAATCCTCTTCTGCAGCTGAGATGCTATTGCAACTTCACTTGGTGGCAGCAAATCCTAAGAAAGGACACAACTCCATGAGTGCCCTCTCTACTTTTTTCTCTGGTTTCCGCAATTCAATTTCTGTTCATTTTTCTGGAAGACAAAGTACAGGTGGTGTTAGAAAGAGGAAAACATCTCATGCAAACGGATCTCCTgaagaatttgaatttgatgaaGTGAATGACTCTTATTGGGCTGAAAGAATAATCCAAAACGGTTCTGAAGAGCTAGTAACACCAGATGGTCAAGACAGAATACAGTACCAGCCTGTGATCCTAAATGGATCAAATAAATCAGGTCGTAGGCCTTACACTAGAAAGCGATTTTCTAATGGGGTCCCTGAGATGCCTATGGACGGATCAGCAAAGGTTGATCTTGGGAGGAAGGCAGAAAATGCACCGGCAGAACTTGTATTGAATTTCTCTGAAAATGATTTGGTCCCTGTGGAAAccagtttaaataaaatatttaggaGATTTGGTCCAATACAAGAATTGGAAACTGAAGTTGATCCAGAGAGCTGCCGAGCTAGAGTTGTCTTTAAGAAGTGTTCTGATGCTGAAGTTGCCTTCAGCAGTGCTGGAGCATTCAACATTTTTGGTCCAATGATTGTTAACTATCAGCTCAACTACACACCATCTCCGCACTTTAAAAGCCTGCCCCTTGCATTGTTAGAAGGGCAAGAGGATGCAATTTAA